From a region of the Methanobacterium formicicum DSM 3637 genome:
- the purF gene encoding amidophosphoribosyltransferase codes for MQDKCGIVGAYSHNKSHNISREIYYGLYALQHRGQESAGISAHNGEEMRTYRGMGLVCDVFNNGNIEGLDGNVGIGHVRYSTTGESQIQNSQPFISKFDMGNIAIAHNGDIINSMELRRDLEKEGIKFQSSTDSEVICHLLTREYSKNHDMVESIKNVSKKLIGSYSLVLLVNDDLMVVRDPIGIKPLSLGQKEGITMVASETVAFDVVGAEYIRDVEPGEILLINDEVHSFKIPKTPGTPRAHCMFEYVYFARPDSILDGKVVYRVRKNIGKALFKEHPVEADVVIPVPDSAITAAIGYSRASGIPYGEGLIKNRYIGRTFIMPTQEERETSVKLKMNPIRSELEGKSIVLVDDSIVRGTTSKALVNVLREAGVKEIHLRVGSPPITSPCYYGIAMATRKELIASDKKVEKIRETLGVDSLGYLSIDSLVECIGIKRNELCLGCLTGEYPTELPADIDEYESCRC; via the coding sequence GTGCAGGATAAATGTGGTATTGTAGGTGCTTATTCTCATAATAAGTCCCATAACATTTCTAGAGAGATATATTACGGTTTATATGCTTTACAACACCGTGGACAAGAATCTGCAGGCATATCCGCCCATAATGGTGAGGAAATGCGTACCTACCGAGGTATGGGACTGGTCTGCGACGTTTTCAACAACGGCAACATCGAAGGATTGGATGGGAATGTGGGAATAGGCCATGTACGTTACTCTACAACAGGTGAATCACAAATTCAGAATTCCCAGCCATTTATAAGCAAATTTGACATGGGAAACATTGCTATAGCTCATAACGGAGATATTATTAACTCCATGGAACTCAGGAGGGATCTGGAGAAGGAAGGAATAAAATTCCAATCATCCACTGATTCTGAAGTAATCTGCCACCTTTTAACCAGGGAGTACTCCAAAAACCATGACATGGTGGAATCCATTAAAAATGTTTCCAAAAAATTAATTGGTTCCTACTCACTGGTTTTACTGGTTAATGATGACCTGATGGTGGTAAGAGACCCAATCGGCATCAAACCATTATCACTGGGACAGAAAGAAGGAATTACCATGGTTGCCTCAGAAACAGTTGCTTTTGATGTGGTAGGGGCAGAATACATCCGTGACGTGGAACCAGGGGAAATACTGCTTATCAATGATGAAGTGCACAGCTTCAAAATCCCCAAAACCCCAGGTACACCCCGTGCCCACTGTATGTTTGAATACGTTTATTTTGCCCGTCCGGATAGTATACTGGATGGGAAGGTTGTTTACCGGGTACGGAAGAACATTGGCAAAGCCTTATTTAAGGAACACCCCGTGGAGGCAGATGTGGTCATTCCCGTACCGGATTCAGCTATTACTGCGGCCATAGGTTACTCTCGTGCTTCGGGAATTCCTTATGGAGAAGGGCTGATTAAAAACCGTTACATAGGACGTACTTTCATCATGCCCACCCAGGAAGAGCGGGAAACATCCGTCAAACTCAAAATGAATCCAATACGGTCTGAGCTAGAGGGTAAAAGCATAGTACTGGTGGATGACAGTATAGTGCGAGGAACTACATCTAAAGCCCTGGTGAACGTGCTTCGTGAAGCAGGAGTGAAAGAAATCCATTTACGTGTAGGATCACCACCCATAACTTCCCCCTGTTACTATGGTATTGCCATGGCCACCCGTAAGGAACTCATAGCATCAGATAAAAAGGTGGAAAAGATAAGGGAAACCCTGGGTGTTGATTCACTGGGATACCTCAGTATAGACTCCCTGGTGGAATGTATTGGAATCAAAAGGAATGAACTGTGTCTGGGATGTCTCACTGGAGAATATCCAACAGAGTTACCAGCTGATATTGATGAATATGAATCCTGCAGGTGTTAA
- a CDS encoding toprim domain-containing protein, with translation MEIRNPIDVRIIVEGASDVENVSRALQNIALGAEYHITISSIIPTTNIEIAKKAVNGADILLIATDVDAPGRELAEKFQKVLKKEVGHIERMKLPFGHDVEYIDPVLIRREIKNAIIRSGLLSIANLGRFQETKDKLRESDAKIKELDKEIQDLSSQKDELISENQELTDSQERLKLKQNDLQEDLKVTKQRYADVKNQYGILINKNLYERFSLSELWKETFNETLNDEEHITFITSEFKPDNITLGQGFIAAPSRKDAVDWLKVIRTVLIFYDSKIEDLKEEIGDEKFNPHLLKE, from the coding sequence ATGGAAATCAGAAATCCCATCGATGTGCGTATCATTGTGGAAGGAGCTTCAGACGTGGAAAACGTCTCCCGGGCATTACAAAACATTGCCCTGGGAGCGGAGTACCACATAACCATCTCCTCCATTATACCCACCACCAACATAGAAATAGCAAAAAAAGCAGTTAATGGTGCAGATATTCTTTTAATCGCCACTGATGTGGATGCCCCTGGAAGAGAACTGGCTGAAAAATTCCAGAAAGTTCTTAAAAAAGAAGTGGGTCACATAGAAAGGATGAAACTCCCCTTCGGTCATGACGTGGAGTACATTGATCCAGTACTTATCAGAAGGGAAATTAAAAACGCCATAATTCGTTCTGGATTATTATCCATTGCTAACCTGGGACGTTTCCAAGAAACTAAAGACAAGCTCAGAGAATCTGATGCCAAAATTAAGGAATTGGATAAAGAAATTCAAGATCTGTCTTCACAAAAGGATGAACTCATCTCAGAGAATCAGGAACTGACTGATTCCCAGGAAAGGCTGAAATTAAAGCAAAATGATTTACAGGAAGATTTAAAGGTTACTAAACAGCGCTACGCGGATGTGAAGAACCAGTACGGAATTTTAATAAATAAAAATTTGTACGAAAGATTTTCTCTCAGTGAACTGTGGAAGGAAACCTTTAATGAAACCTTAAATGACGAAGAACATATTACTTTTATTACCAGCGAATTTAAACCAGATAACATCACTTTAGGGCAAGGTTTCATAGCTGCCCCATCTCGGAAAGATGCAGTGGACTGGTTAAAGGTTATTCGTACGGTGCTCATTTTTTACGATTCAAAAATTGAAGATCTTAAGGAAGAAATAGGTGATGAGAAATTCAACCCGCACCTACTCAAGGAGTAG
- a CDS encoding 50S ribosomal protein L37e has translation MKGTPSFGKRNKKTHIRCRRCGKNSYNARKRYCSACGFGRTKRVRTYNWQNKKLNGYRLK, from the coding sequence TTGAAAGGTACACCATCATTTGGTAAACGTAATAAAAAAACCCATATCCGTTGTAGAAGATGTGGGAAAAATTCGTACAATGCCAGGAAGCGATACTGTTCAGCCTGTGGATTCGGAAGAACCAAAAGGGTCAGGACCTACAACTGGCAGAACAAGAAACTTAATGGCTACAGGTTGAAATAG
- a CDS encoding LSm family protein: MSVQKNVNTSRPLDVLGRALNSQVLIKLKGGREFRGVLESFDMHMNLVLNDAEELESGESSRRLGVVLIRGDNIVYISPG; encoded by the coding sequence GTGAGTGTACAGAAGAATGTAAATACATCACGACCATTAGATGTTTTAGGTCGAGCCCTTAACTCTCAAGTGTTAATTAAACTTAAAGGCGGCAGAGAATTCCGTGGAGTTCTTGAAAGCTTTGATATGCATATGAATTTAGTTCTGAATGACGCTGAAGAATTAGAAAGCGGCGAATCATCAAGAAGATTAGGCGTCGTCCTCATACGTGGGGATAACATAGTATACATATCACCAGGATAA
- a CDS encoding RNA-binding protein codes for MKIKKRYHLKKKKLKDFQDKLGPYGSLIPFKSKVEILESDLPDLILVDGDPLIIILDGEPFPTLKGALKHPIQSHMVVVDMGAVKFMTSGADVMSPGIVEADPQIQEGDTVIVVDENHRKPLAMGTAIISGEEMVDKDKGKAVKTLHYVGDKIWNLDV; via the coding sequence TTGAAAATAAAAAAAAGATATCATCTGAAAAAAAAGAAGCTAAAAGATTTTCAAGACAAACTAGGTCCTTATGGTTCATTAATACCTTTTAAATCTAAGGTAGAGATATTAGAAAGTGATCTGCCCGATCTGATCCTGGTAGATGGTGATCCCCTTATTATAATCCTGGATGGTGAACCATTTCCCACCCTGAAGGGAGCCCTGAAACACCCCATCCAAAGTCACATGGTGGTGGTGGATATGGGGGCAGTGAAATTCATGACCAGTGGAGCCGATGTAATGTCCCCAGGTATTGTGGAGGCAGACCCCCAGATCCAGGAGGGAGATACAGTCATAGTGGTTGATGAAAACCATCGCAAACCCCTGGCCATGGGAACCGCTATCATATCTGGAGAAGAAATGGTGGATAAAGATAAGGGAAAGGCAGTGAAGACATTACACTATGTTGGGGATAAGATCTGGAATCTTGATGTTTAA
- the arfB gene encoding 2-amino-5-formylamino-6-ribosylaminopyrimidin-4(3H)-one 5'-monophosphate deformylase yields the protein MVELRYSSGKILSPGVHRIGIMAIGSHLENHGAALPIDTDSKIASYLAFQASIRTGAKFLGILYAATEYDYVKHGIHLPVDILVEKELIPTLKNARNNLNLEAVVLVNGHGGNVPIKDYLNGIEEETGLKLIFNNKIVEIEGPHAGTGELSMGVIIGMADESRLSEHCQFDTYPEVGMVGLHKARHQNKGIDEGASIVQEHGVCLDRELGESLLENAICDIINDIKILLS from the coding sequence ATGGTAGAACTAAGATACTCCTCAGGCAAGATACTTTCACCGGGTGTTCATAGAATCGGAATCATGGCCATTGGTTCACACCTGGAAAACCATGGTGCAGCACTTCCCATTGACACTGATTCTAAAATAGCATCTTACCTGGCATTTCAGGCCTCAATCCGCACAGGAGCCAAATTTTTGGGTATATTATATGCTGCAACCGAGTATGATTATGTTAAACATGGCATCCATTTACCTGTAGATATTCTGGTTGAAAAAGAACTTATTCCCACTTTAAAAAATGCCCGAAATAATTTGAATCTGGAAGCAGTGGTTCTGGTTAATGGTCATGGGGGAAATGTACCCATCAAAGATTATCTGAATGGTATTGAAGAGGAAACTGGCCTTAAACTCATCTTCAACAACAAGATTGTGGAAATTGAGGGCCCCCACGCAGGCACAGGGGAGCTTTCCATGGGTGTGATCATTGGAATGGCCGATGAATCCCGCCTTAGTGAACACTGTCAGTTTGATACATACCCTGAAGTGGGAATGGTTGGCCTTCACAAGGCACGCCATCAGAATAAGGGTATTGATGAAGGTGCATCTATCGTTCAAGAGCATGGTGTTTGTTTGGACCGTGAATTAGGAGAATCCTTGCTTGAAAATGCTATTTGTGACATTATAAATGATATTAAAATTTTGCTGAGTTAA
- a CDS encoding AIM24 family protein, which produces MFCPNCGTEVNGKFCPNCGESMETTIEEPVQTPEIQPAATAAPVTGSSSKYSVNDFINKTMEKVDTGETFEIENNYLLNINLNGKVWSKKGAMVAYTGDVRFKREGTLEHGIDRFVKKAVTGESSTLMKMEGRGKVFLADQGKEIVVLNLQNERIYVNGNDLLAFEEQIDWDITMMSSGVGMSAGGLFHVKLEGTGMVAITTHFTPITLVVTPDQPVYTDPNATVAWSGGLSPSVKTDMDFKTLLGKDSGETFQLKFQGQGFVIVQPFEEY; this is translated from the coding sequence ATGTTTTGTCCCAACTGTGGAACTGAAGTTAATGGAAAATTTTGCCCAAACTGTGGTGAATCAATGGAAACAACCATAGAGGAACCTGTTCAAACTCCTGAAATACAACCCGCAGCAACCGCTGCACCAGTTACTGGTTCATCCAGTAAATATTCGGTCAATGATTTCATCAACAAAACCATGGAGAAAGTTGATACTGGTGAAACATTCGAGATTGAAAACAACTACTTACTGAACATAAACCTCAATGGTAAGGTTTGGTCAAAAAAAGGAGCAATGGTAGCATATACTGGCGATGTTCGCTTTAAAAGAGAGGGAACTTTAGAACATGGGATTGACCGGTTCGTTAAAAAAGCAGTGACCGGGGAATCCAGCACCTTAATGAAAATGGAAGGTAGGGGTAAAGTTTTCCTGGCAGATCAGGGGAAAGAGATCGTTGTTTTAAACCTTCAAAATGAAAGGATTTACGTTAATGGAAATGATCTGCTGGCCTTTGAAGAACAGATTGACTGGGACATAACCATGATGAGCTCTGGTGTGGGAATGTCAGCTGGCGGGTTGTTCCACGTGAAACTGGAAGGAACCGGCATGGTAGCCATAACCACCCATTTCACACCCATCACCCTGGTGGTAACTCCAGATCAACCGGTGTACACCGATCCCAATGCCACAGTGGCCTGGTCTGGTGGTTTAAGCCCCTCTGTTAAAACAGACATGGACTTTAAAACACTTTTAGGGAAAGATAGTGGTGAAACATTCCAGTTAAAATTCCAGGGCCAGGGATTTGTAATAGTACAACCATTCGAAGAGTATTAA
- a CDS encoding GAF domain-containing protein yields MTKPGPELTDTERLIISYINSHPPEECMLDKITRGTSRSRATVLKYLEILNAKGIINYRFVGRSKLWSLTEFSKTDIKPGPIIKSEIITRNTDTLASVASQLHNLIYKESDLKKFIDNPETLVFTLNSYQDIIATNDTFETFFNGKNNLQEMVNPRERIVVDNAINSLKAGHSTSLEIDFMEKSNVYRPYKISIHPIVGENNKITGTTIIGDDLSQSKRTKRELEILLSIARSTSSREGGEQTLKEVVGGLNRLLPTEYCGIFLKNGGRLNLQYQIPALENSAPIVGTLEEFVSKSMDSLETVSAVNGDLNFEKVKSHLKNSSLFMMLSVPIISEDHAIGAIVLLTQSKSVNSVNIENLEMASDELSGFFKIKRLTHEKNEYINTLVAMNNVSSVLNSTTVEDEILTKSVTSTIDKLGFDMGCIYLTDDKEELALKVHENLPENLRNMCIAGIFKDLFKKTLENQTLVYITSESADYDLIDPSIKKNGVKTLLILPIKSGEKIIGLLNMGSRNVKTYNQTSLENLSSIGLQLGLALERSRLALELNENG; encoded by the coding sequence ATGACTAAACCTGGCCCAGAATTAACTGATACTGAGAGACTGATCATATCTTACATTAATTCCCATCCTCCAGAGGAGTGTATGTTAGATAAAATCACCAGAGGCACCAGCAGGAGCCGGGCCACAGTTTTAAAGTATCTGGAAATACTAAATGCTAAGGGAATTATCAACTACCGTTTCGTGGGGCGTAGCAAGTTATGGAGTCTTACTGAATTTTCCAAAACAGATATTAAGCCTGGACCAATAATTAAGTCAGAAATCATAACCAGGAACACTGACACGCTTGCGAGTGTTGCATCCCAACTGCATAACTTGATTTACAAAGAGTCAGACCTTAAAAAATTTATTGACAACCCTGAAACTTTAGTGTTTACCCTTAATAGTTATCAGGACATCATCGCAACCAATGACACCTTTGAGACTTTCTTTAATGGAAAAAATAACCTTCAGGAAATGGTTAATCCCAGGGAAAGAATTGTAGTTGACAATGCCATTAATTCTCTGAAAGCAGGTCACAGTACCAGTCTTGAAATTGATTTTATGGAAAAATCAAATGTATACCGGCCATATAAAATTTCCATACATCCCATAGTAGGGGAAAATAATAAAATCACCGGAACCACAATCATTGGAGATGATCTTTCCCAATCAAAACGCACCAAGCGCGAATTAGAAATTCTTTTATCCATTGCTCGTTCCACCAGTTCAAGGGAAGGTGGAGAACAAACCCTTAAAGAAGTGGTTGGGGGACTTAACAGGTTACTTCCCACTGAATACTGTGGAATATTCCTTAAAAATGGAGGTAGATTGAATCTCCAGTACCAGATTCCAGCACTTGAAAACAGCGCACCAATAGTGGGGACCCTGGAAGAATTCGTATCTAAAAGTATGGATTCTCTGGAGACTGTATCTGCTGTAAACGGTGATTTAAACTTTGAAAAGGTTAAATCCCACCTAAAAAATAGTTCATTATTCATGATGCTCTCCGTTCCAATTATAAGTGAAGATCATGCCATTGGTGCCATAGTTCTATTAACCCAATCTAAATCTGTGAATTCTGTTAATATTGAGAATTTGGAAATGGCCTCAGATGAATTGTCCGGGTTTTTTAAGATAAAAAGGTTAACCCATGAAAAAAATGAGTATATTAACACCTTGGTGGCCATGAATAATGTTTCATCAGTACTTAACTCCACCACAGTGGAAGATGAGATTTTAACAAAATCAGTGACCAGCACCATAGATAAGCTTGGTTTTGATATGGGATGCATTTATCTTACTGATGATAAGGAGGAACTGGCCTTAAAGGTCCATGAAAATTTGCCCGAAAACCTGAGAAACATGTGTATAGCCGGAATTTTCAAGGATCTCTTTAAGAAAACACTTGAGAATCAAACTTTAGTTTACATTACATCCGAATCTGCTGATTATGACCTGATAGACCCATCTATAAAAAAGAATGGTGTGAAAACTCTCCTGATACTACCAATAAAAAGTGGGGAAAAGATCATTGGACTTCTTAACATGGGAAGTAGAAATGTGAAAACCTATAACCAAACCAGCCTTGAAAATCTTAGTTCCATTGGATTACAGCTGGGTTTGGCTCTTGAAAGGTCAAGATTAGCCCTAGAACTTAATGAAAATGGCTGA
- a CDS encoding DUF169 domain-containing protein, with protein MYYETEAKELIQVLGLKGSPVAVKMVKTQEDIPEGHEKIPETKRHCEFIQDARLKGDTGYATALEHMCKGGAGVMGIGQLPPSVADGTMYHKLGNFKTPEGALDTVEAIPKSSEEYYASLYAPLESANYEPDVVVLILNPKQALRVSQAYLNAKGGRISSDYSGIQSLCADAVVAVKERGVPNMTLGCNGSRGYAGVAEEEVVIGIPPENLKDILGALKTFQEKWG; from the coding sequence ATGTACTATGAAACTGAAGCAAAAGAACTGATTCAAGTACTGGGACTTAAAGGAAGCCCAGTAGCAGTTAAAATGGTTAAAACACAGGAAGACATACCTGAGGGTCATGAAAAAATTCCTGAAACCAAAAGGCACTGTGAATTCATCCAGGATGCCAGACTCAAAGGCGACACAGGTTACGCCACAGCTTTAGAACATATGTGTAAAGGTGGAGCTGGAGTCATGGGAATTGGTCAGCTACCCCCCAGCGTAGCTGATGGCACCATGTACCACAAGTTAGGAAACTTCAAAACACCAGAGGGGGCTCTAGATACAGTGGAAGCCATACCTAAATCAAGCGAAGAATACTACGCATCACTGTACGCACCATTAGAATCAGCAAACTATGAACCCGATGTTGTGGTCCTAATACTCAACCCCAAACAGGCATTAAGAGTCAGTCAAGCATATCTTAACGCTAAAGGTGGCCGAATATCCAGTGACTACTCAGGAATACAATCACTATGTGCTGATGCTGTGGTTGCAGTGAAAGAGCGGGGCGTGCCAAATATGACTCTGGGATGTAATGGATCACGAGGATACGCTGGTGTTGCAGAAGAAGAAGTGGTTATTGGAATCCCACCTGAAAACCTCAAAGACATACTGGGAGCTCTAAAAACATTCCAGGAAAAATGGGGATGA
- a CDS encoding DsrE family protein, with product MKTIKLLGIKAPNASIMVDNILKQDPTGGLIIILSPGTEEGLEKVASKYGLVIEAEHKEKEVVIRLVENSGGLETLEELDVTGQTCPGPIIIAGDKLGSMANGDRVKIKNNNLETIEDIAIAMPEMGGKVLDQGTDGEKHYLVIEKVDKKDSKETTTSVKRDKVLVVQSNGIGNAERAYATFIFAKAALSMGKKVGIFLLMDGVSIARKGNAATVKHPAFDRLDHLMTEAIDAGATIYVCELSANFRGIKQKDLEKGCKLAGAATYVTLLSDPTYAVVNF from the coding sequence ATGAAAACAATCAAACTCCTTGGAATAAAAGCCCCAAACGCATCTATAATGGTAGATAACATCTTAAAACAGGATCCTACTGGTGGACTTATAATCATTCTCAGCCCAGGTACAGAAGAAGGTTTGGAAAAAGTTGCAAGTAAATATGGACTTGTAATAGAAGCAGAGCACAAAGAAAAGGAAGTAGTGATAAGATTGGTTGAAAATTCAGGGGGACTGGAAACGTTGGAAGAACTTGATGTTACAGGCCAAACCTGTCCCGGACCAATCATCATTGCCGGTGACAAACTGGGTTCTATGGCAAACGGAGACCGGGTGAAGATAAAAAACAACAACCTGGAAACCATTGAAGACATAGCCATAGCCATGCCTGAAATGGGTGGAAAAGTGCTGGATCAAGGAACCGATGGCGAAAAACATTATCTCGTAATCGAAAAAGTCGATAAGAAAGACTCGAAAGAGACTACAACTTCAGTCAAGCGGGATAAAGTTCTGGTGGTTCAGAGTAATGGAATTGGCAATGCAGAACGAGCATATGCTACTTTCATATTCGCCAAAGCTGCTTTGAGTATGGGTAAAAAAGTCGGCATATTTTTACTAATGGATGGAGTAAGCATAGCCCGTAAAGGCAATGCAGCTACAGTGAAACATCCTGCCTTTGACCGCTTGGATCACCTGATGACCGAAGCAATTGATGCTGGTGCAACCATCTACGTTTGTGAGTTAAGTGCAAATTTCAGGGGAATCAAACAAAAAGACCTTGAAAAGGGTTGCAAACTGGCAGGTGCAGCAACCTATGTTACATTACTTTCAGATCCCACCTATGCGGTGGTTAACTTTTAA
- a CDS encoding DUF5400 domain-containing protein: protein MQVTYPVIILAILASGLVSGFITFRMHGMRLAPHFVVLILALVATLISIINGNSYILYCAVLLQILTTITAFTQTWATLKYNFQTAPAYAPHLTLMTMLPVLAVASMI from the coding sequence ATGCAGGTTACCTATCCCGTTATTATTCTGGCCATACTGGCAAGTGGACTTGTAAGTGGGTTTATAACATTCAGGATGCATGGAATGAGACTGGCACCACATTTTGTGGTACTGATCCTAGCTCTGGTGGCTACACTAATATCCATCATCAATGGAAATAGTTACATACTCTACTGTGCTGTTTTACTACAGATTCTGACTACCATAACCGCATTTACCCAGACATGGGCCACATTAAAGTATAACTTTCAAACTGCACCGGCATACGCCCCGCACTTGACTTTAATGACCATGTTACCAGTACTTGCAGTGGCATCCATGATTTAA
- a CDS encoding ATP cone domain-containing protein — protein MTKVLKKKGKIESFNPNKIKGSLQKATIDAGYSLDEKKDIINQVFNNINKKIDEEKEIKSETIKMCLLTELDKCEPYIAKSWRRFDDKYKSR, from the coding sequence ATGACTAAAGTTCTAAAAAAGAAAGGCAAAATCGAATCATTTAATCCAAATAAAATTAAAGGTTCACTCCAAAAAGCAACTATAGATGCAGGATACAGTCTGGATGAGAAAAAGGATATTATAAACCAGGTTTTTAATAATATCAATAAAAAGATCGACGAGGAAAAAGAGATTAAAAGTGAAACCATTAAAATGTGTCTTTTAACAGAATTAGATAAATGCGAACCATATATTGCTAAATCATGGCGTAGATTTGATGATAAATACAAATCAAGATAA
- a CDS encoding nitroreductase family protein, with product MVMVDLYTQIFKRKSIRDYDLTPMESVALEKVVEQIKNLKPLYDDINVEFKIVSQNDVNQRMMKKAPHYIVVFSENKEGYKTNVGFMLQQMDLFFSASGLGSCWQGIPKPKKQVLESSDLEFVILMAFGRTNTQLHRTSNLEFKRKPLSKISDIKTEGDLGELLEAARLAPSATNSQPWFFKGDNHIIHAYAVKPNILRAIMLKKYILIDMGIALYHLKLAAEHLEKTNQIIFDETGSKSTPPRYEYVASLKID from the coding sequence ATGGTCATGGTTGATCTTTATACTCAAATATTCAAGAGAAAATCCATTAGAGATTATGATCTTACTCCAATGGAGAGTGTTGCTCTTGAAAAGGTTGTTGAACAGATTAAGAATTTAAAACCATTATATGATGATATTAATGTAGAGTTTAAGATTGTATCTCAAAATGATGTTAATCAACGGATGATGAAGAAAGCACCCCACTACATTGTAGTATTCTCTGAAAATAAAGAGGGTTATAAAACCAATGTGGGGTTTATGCTTCAGCAGATGGATCTTTTCTTTTCAGCCAGTGGCTTGGGTAGTTGCTGGCAGGGGATACCCAAGCCAAAAAAACAGGTTTTGGAAAGTTCAGATCTAGAATTCGTCATTTTAATGGCATTTGGAAGGACAAATACGCAGTTGCACCGAACCAGTAATTTAGAATTCAAGAGAAAACCTCTCTCTAAGATAAGTGATATTAAAACTGAAGGAGACTTGGGTGAATTATTGGAGGCAGCACGTCTGGCTCCCTCGGCAACCAATAGTCAACCATGGTTTTTTAAAGGTGATAATCACATAATCCATGCTTATGCAGTCAAACCAAACATTTTAAGGGCTATTATGCTTAAAAAATATATTTTGATTGACATGGGTATTGCACTTTACCATTTAAAGCTGGCAGCAGAACATTTAGAGAAAACAAACCAGATTATTTTTGATGAAACCGGTAGTAAAAGCACACCCCCAAGATATGAATATGTGGCCAGTTTGAAAATTGATTAA
- a CDS encoding patatin-like phospholipase family protein, with translation MAKKDKPSKALVLSGGGITGTAWELGLLFALEESGLNVIDAELIVGTSAGSSVGAQITSGLSLEELYHRQLKPVHETKERPVDFDGHKFRQMMAAAIMSSPDSQTARALIGEAALAAPTMGEEERLEIMASRLPVHEWNPERKLVLNAVDAETGEWVKFDQDSGVPLLLAVSASSAVPGIYPPTTINNRRYIDGGMSSGTNADVAQGYDLVLIIVAEPSMIAPAMGPTMHRITFQEELAQLKESGSQVMVISPDTESIEAKGPNPLDATFRGASAEAGHKQGEKIAGEVKVFLESVE, from the coding sequence ATGGCTAAAAAGGATAAACCATCAAAAGCACTGGTTTTAAGTGGCGGAGGAATTACCGGAACTGCATGGGAGTTGGGTTTGCTTTTTGCACTTGAAGAAAGTGGATTAAATGTAATCGATGCGGAACTCATTGTTGGGACATCTGCTGGTTCCAGTGTGGGGGCTCAGATCACCAGTGGCCTCAGCCTGGAAGAACTTTACCATAGACAGTTAAAACCAGTCCATGAAACCAAAGAAAGGCCTGTTGATTTCGATGGGCATAAATTCCGTCAGATGATGGCTGCAGCTATTATGAGCTCCCCTGATTCACAAACTGCAAGGGCACTTATTGGAGAAGCAGCACTGGCCGCACCCACCATGGGCGAGGAAGAAAGACTGGAAATAATGGCCTCACGTTTACCAGTTCATGAATGGAATCCAGAGAGAAAGTTGGTATTAAATGCCGTTGACGCCGAAACTGGTGAATGGGTTAAATTTGATCAGGATTCAGGTGTTCCTCTTTTACTTGCTGTATCTGCCAGTTCAGCAGTTCCAGGTATTTATCCCCCCACTACCATTAATAATCGCAGATACATTGATGGAGGTATGAGTTCAGGGACTAACGCCGATGTAGCGCAGGGTTATGATCTGGTACTCATAATTGTTGCCGAACCCAGTATGATTGCACCGGCAATGGGCCCCACCATGCATCGCATCACTTTTCAAGAGGAACTGGCCCAACTAAAAGAATCTGGTTCCCAGGTTATGGTTATAAGCCCAGATACAGAGTCAATTGAAGCTAAAGGACCCAACCCTCTAGATGCCACTTTCCGTGGCGCATCTGCTGAAGCTGGACACAAGCAGGGGGAAAAAATAGCAGGAGAGGTTAAAGTTTTCCTGGAAAGTGTCGAATAG